Proteins co-encoded in one bacterium genomic window:
- a CDS encoding response regulator gives MARKVLLADDSIAVQRAVEATLEPKDFEVLSVSRGAEVVLEAKKLHPDVILLDGDLSDVDGYEVCRRVKEDPDLMSVPVIIMSSGEDPERARAAGAEAQLAKPFQGNELLEQVMAVVDMTMESTFKLDTSEMQILETQEEAPQEEFDLGELDLDDSILELTEELDEPGGALAATSEVTLEGLDELDLEAVSEPSAARRSIKTEELEEISFEEEIDELDLGELELEGADGLGSLEEDLESDAGKDELLATDEVELGVDLDEELALGKTQGESLLGTEEEAAGLILDTQESLKEEMTSESIIDTDELEALDLDAGEKLASTKEDFLTIEGLEETTIEFEETQELGQADLEAVPEDRGLEGMAQTLEADLGQSLEETSLDWEETEISLDLAEESLGQDETTVESPALRAEATEFTLPTVEQPQESRKPLEQTPYMFPEQPPLKAGVSLEPLEEVPLEEELGILAAVSEEAGTQPLEILELSVTQIPPLAQGLRLELIEEDFGLVDPFSEEGIRRELARNLQDMVERILAQMAPPIVEKVARAVALEQAERIVLEEIERIKQGPERV, from the coding sequence ATGGCTCGAAAAGTTCTGCTGGCCGACGACAGCATTGCCGTGCAGAGGGCCGTTGAGGCAACCCTCGAGCCCAAGGACTTCGAAGTTCTCTCGGTCTCCAGGGGTGCGGAGGTTGTCTTGGAGGCCAAGAAGCTTCACCCTGACGTCATCTTGCTGGATGGAGATCTCTCGGATGTGGACGGCTACGAAGTTTGCCGCAGGGTGAAGGAAGATCCGGATCTCATGTCGGTCCCGGTCATCATCATGTCTTCAGGAGAGGATCCCGAGCGAGCCAGGGCTGCAGGTGCCGAAGCCCAGCTGGCCAAACCTTTCCAAGGCAACGAGCTCCTTGAGCAGGTTATGGCGGTTGTGGACATGACAATGGAGTCCACCTTCAAACTGGACACCTCTGAAATGCAGATCCTGGAAACCCAGGAGGAGGCCCCCCAAGAGGAATTTGATCTGGGAGAACTTGATCTGGATGATTCCATCTTGGAGCTGACCGAGGAGCTGGATGAGCCGGGCGGGGCCTTGGCCGCCACCTCTGAGGTAACCCTTGAGGGGTTGGATGAGTTGGATTTGGAAGCTGTTTCTGAACCCTCAGCAGCTCGGCGAAGCATAAAAACAGAAGAGTTGGAGGAAATATCTTTCGAGGAGGAGATAGACGAGCTGGATTTGGGCGAGTTGGAGCTGGAGGGAGCTGACGGCTTGGGCTCCCTGGAGGAGGATTTGGAATCGGACGCAGGTAAGGATGAGCTCTTGGCCACAGATGAGGTGGAGTTGGGGGTGGATCTGGACGAGGAGCTGGCCCTGGGAAAAACACAGGGGGAGTCCCTCTTAGGAACAGAAGAAGAGGCAGCAGGCTTGATCCTGGACACTCAAGAGAGCCTCAAGGAGGAGATGACTTCGGAGAGCATAATCGATACGGATGAGCTGGAGGCTCTCGATCTTGATGCGGGGGAGAAGCTGGCTTCCACAAAAGAGGATTTTCTGACCATCGAGGGACTTGAGGAGACCACTATCGAGTTTGAAGAGACGCAGGAGCTTGGACAGGCAGATCTGGAGGCTGTGCCTGAAGATAGAGGCCTAGAGGGGATGGCTCAAACTCTGGAGGCTGACTTGGGTCAATCTTTGGAGGAAACTTCTTTGGATTGGGAAGAAACAGAGATCTCTCTGGATCTGGCTGAGGAGAGTCTTGGGCAGGATGAAACCACAGTTGAATCTCCTGCCTTGAGGGCAGAAGCTACAGAGTTTACACTTCCCACAGTGGAGCAGCCCCAGGAGTCCAGGAAACCTCTGGAACAGACCCCCTACATGTTCCCAGAGCAACCCCCTCTGAAAGCAGGGGTGAGTCTGGAGCCATTGGAGGAGGTGCCATTGGAAGAGGAGTTGGGAATCCTGGCTGCTGTGAGTGAAGAAGCCGGGACTCAGCCCTTAGAGATATTGGAGCTCTCTGTGACACAGATCCCTCCCCTTGCCCAGGGGCTTCGGCTGGAACTAATAGAGGAAGATTTTGGATTGGTGGATCCTTTTTCAGAAGAGGGGATAAGACGGGAGCTGGCCAGGAATCTCCAAGACATGGTGGAAAGAATTCTTGCACAAATGGCCCCACCCATAGTGGAAAAGGTCGCCCGCGCCGTGGCTTTGGAGCAGGCCGAGAGGATCGTGTTGGAGGAGATCGAAAGAATAAAACAGGGTCCTGAAAGGGTGTAA